TATCACAATTCCTATAATCCCCTGACTCAGGATGGGCTAGACGAGGGACGTCGTTTATTTTACGTTTCGATAACGCGAGCTAAGCGTTTACTAATGATCTCCACCAGAGAAGATTGGAGGAGCCCCAGTCGCTACCTAGCTGAAATTGATCTGTTTTAATTCTCAAAACCCCATTCATATCCTTCTCACCTCTTCGAAAGTAGCGAAAAGTACTTCGAGCAAGAGTTGAAACAAGAACTCTGACAAATCAATTAGATATACAACATGGAATGGGCGAGCAGATCATGAAAATTGTCGTCTGGAATACCGCATGGGCGGTCCCTGGTTCGAAGCGTTGGCTACTGCTTTCTGAACGAATTCAACAACAGCTGCCTGATGTGATCTGCCTGACGGAAGCCAAGACAGGGTTACTGCCCCAGCAAGGCCACGTAATCGAATCCGCTCCCGACTACGGATATCCACTCAAACCAGGTCGGCGTAAAGTCATCCTTTGGAGTAAACTGCCCTGGAGTGAAGTTTCGATACATGAAAATCTTGATTTTCCTTCAGGACGGATCGTCAGTGGTATAACGCAGGGAATTCGTCTGGTGGGAGTCTGCATTCCCTGGAGTGCCGCCCATGTCACTGGGGGCCGAAAGGATCGGAAAAACTGGGAAGATCATCTTCTCTACCTGGATGCGTTAAAGCAGTTGGTAAAAGAACTGGATCATAATATCCCCCTGACGATCATTGGGGATTACAACCAGCGTCTGCCCCGATCAACACAGCCCAAATATGCCTATGAAAAACTGAACGATTTACTTTCTTCCGGTCTGACGGTCCACACCGTAGGCAATCTGGGACCAGAAGGAGTCCAGCTGATTGACCACATCGCAACCTCGGAAGACCTACAGGTACATGATCTGACCGTATTGGACCGGGAGACCACAGAGGGAGACAGGTTATCTGATCACTTTGGAATCGCTGGTTTCATTAAACCATCTAAGTTGAAAAGAGAATAATGTGTCCCCCACATGCGACGGGTTTCATTCGCGGGAGCACGTTAGGAGTCAGTATAACCTAAATACAAAACCCGCTATTTCTGTGGAACTTCTGAATAATACTTGAGCGATTCAGATTGATACCAATTTACCAATGAGAATGTAACCTGAGGTAGAGAATCCGGGGTCAAGTAGTCGGTATTGTACATTTCCAACTGCAGTAAACCTATGAATGCATTGCGGTGGCAAACACATCACTCGCTATCAGCTATCAGCTTGCTAATGTTCCACACCTGTATGAACACCGTACTGAATCAATGTCTGCACGAATTCGTTGCACAGATAATCGAAGGAGAGGGGTTTCGTGTCGCGGTTCAAGCTCACGTCTCTGGGGCGGGTCTCGGTGCATTGGTCTGATGGAGTTGGCCAATGGCCGCAGTGGTTAATGAAAATAGTCCGACTTGCCAGCGATCCAGCGTCCTTCGACTTCGCGTCCGACTATCTGACTAATCGCCTCCTTGCTGGCAGAAGAAAGCGGCTCCTCCGGACCCGTGGCTACTTTTCCCTCTCGAATAGTCACGAATTTGTTTTCATACAAATAGTCGCATCCAAATAAACAAATTGGCATGACAACGTATGGGTCGATTCGTTCTGCTTCGGAACACTCGCTACGTTTCTTTTTGTGGGCGGTTCGCAGAGCGGCCGATTCGAATTCCTTGCCGCAGATTGCACAAGATTCACACAGTTTGTCTCCAAAGATCCATTCTCGTAATAGATCCTGCTCTCGCCGCCGGTTCGCTTCATGTTCGGCATCTGTTCCCAATTCCGCAATGTCTTTCAGCCTGTTAACGAATTCCTGATAGCGATCGTCTTTTTGATTACCTGTAGAATCATCATCTTTATTGCAGACGAGCGAAAATTGGTAGGTCTTTCTGCCACCTGTTTTATCAATGTGGATTAGAGGCGAGTTGTGCACGGTTTTATTGATCAGCGGATCACCGTATTCCAAGGATTTCAGATGCCTCTTCAACTTTGGCGAATCGACTGGTTCTCGATCAATTGAATCGAAAAAATGAATACACTCGTTTTCAATATCCGAAAGCGTGCCTTTCTCACCATGAAAGGTCACAAATTCATTTTGAACTCGGGTCAACTTTGAAGACCTGAGAAACTGTTGAATAACGGCAACTGGTGGGAAAGGTAGTTTAGAAGACCGGCTCCGCAATCCGTTTTCAAGTGTCTCGGCAAGACGTTCAATCTCGCAACTTGAACCGGTACAGTATGCCTTCTCCATTAGATTGATCAAACGGTTGTCTCTATCTTCAAAAAGAAACCATGTCTGATTCTCGTGAAGACATTGCCAAGACTCAGGAATCCCGTTGATTAGACGCTTTATTTCCTGATCATTGAAATGTGTAAGCTCGAGTGCATCCAAGGTAATCATACCGTGTCTAGATGGGAAATTTCGCAATTTGATGATATCTCTCATCACATTTTTTTTCACATCCTTGTGGACAAACAGAAACTGTTCGAATTTCGCTGCATTCGAACGGGCAACTTTTTCACCCGTTGGCGTGTAGAGCTCGAATTCCTCGCACATGCCTAAATCCTTTAGTAGGACATGCAAATGAGCAGCCAAGTAATATTGAGGTATGAAACCAAATTTACAAAGTGCCGATTTCATTTCAGACCAGAAAGAAACGGGTTTAGACGAAACAAGTTTTGCAGCACCTTGAATGCCATCTATCTGCTTGATTCTCGAGTTCGTTGTAAAAAATTCTTCGAGGATCTGCCTAACCCTCTCCCTAGTACCAATTGAGTACTTCTCCGAGATAAATTCCAATGTTGGCAAAATGTCATTGGAAAATCCGTAGTAAGCTAACGCAACTTTCGCGTTTCTCGCTTTGTGTTCCGTTTGACGAGCAGAGGTAACAAATACCTCAAGGATTTCTTCTTCAATGCTTTTCATCATGGAAACCATCCTGAAAGTTCGTTGAATCTGCAATAATATTCGTAGGACGCTAGCGGATTAGCTCAGATTGCGAATAACTTAAAAAGATCATACAAGCTCGCGGCACAAACCTCACCAACCCCGTAGGGTCAAAAATCTCCACCGACGGTTAGATGCAAGAGATTCCTTACATCCGAAAACCGAATAATCTTATTCTCAGCCGATTGATCCTAAGCAAATCTGTCACAACTCAGCGATCGGCTTGGTGTGCATCCAAAGCCTCTCTGCTGATACCGCGTCTGGTTT
This genomic stretch from Gimesia sp. harbors:
- a CDS encoding endonuclease/exonuclease/phosphatase family protein → MKIVVWNTAWAVPGSKRWLLLSERIQQQLPDVICLTEAKTGLLPQQGHVIESAPDYGYPLKPGRRKVILWSKLPWSEVSIHENLDFPSGRIVSGITQGIRLVGVCIPWSAAHVTGGRKDRKNWEDHLLYLDALKQLVKELDHNIPLTIIGDYNQRLPRSTQPKYAYEKLNDLLSSGLTVHTVGNLGPEGVQLIDHIATSEDLQVHDLTVLDRETTEGDRLSDHFGIAGFIKPSKLKRE